Below is a window of Burkholderia cepacia DNA.
GTCCCCGCGCCTTACTACTATCCGCCGCCCGTCGTCGCGGTACCGGTCGACCCCGGCCCGCCGCCCGAGTACGTCGAGAAGGGACAGCCGCAGGGCGATGGCGACGCGAACCTCTGGTACTACTGCGACGCGTCGAAGCACTACTACCCGCATGTGAAGACCTGCAAGTCGGGCTGGCGATCGGTGCCGGCGCGGCCGCAATAATGGAGCCGCGACGATGACCTCCGCATTTCGATTCTTGCGCGTGCCGGCCGCACTGGCGCTGGCCGGCCTGCTCGGCGCATGCGCGTACATGCCGACCGGGCCGAGCGTGATGGCGCTGCCCGGTACGGGCAAGTCGTTCGACCAGTTCCGCGCCGACGACGGCAGTTGCCGTCAGTACGCGTTCGAGCAATCGGGCGGCGTGAGCGCCGGGCAGGCGTCGACCGCGAGCGCGGTCGGCAGCGCGGCCGTCGGTACCGCGCTGGGCGCGGCGGCCGGCGCCGCATTCAACGGCGGCACCGGCGCGGCAGTCGGCGCCGGTGCGGGGCTGCTCGCGGGCAGCGTCGTCGGCGCGGGCGCCGCACAGGGCTCGGCCTATGACATCCAGCGCCGCTACGACTACGCGTACCTGCAATGCATGTACGCGACGGGCAACCGCGTGCCGGTGCCGGGTGGAATGAGCGGCGGCAGTGGTGGCGGGTATGGCGGTGGCGGATACGGCGGTGCGCCGCGCGCGGCGCCGCCGATGCCGCCGGCAGGCGTCCAGCCGCCGCCGCCGCGATACTGACGCGAGCGATTGCGGCTCTTCGGCCGGCACGCGCTGCGTGAATTGCGTACACTCTGAGTCTCGTTTCGGCAGGGCCGGGCGCAGGGATGCCGGTCCGCGTTTACTCAGGGCATAGCGATGATCGATTTACGCAGCGATACCGTGACACGTCCGAGCCAGGCAATGCTGGCCGCAATGACTGCCGCCGAGACCGGCGACGACGTCTGGGGCGACGACCCGACCGTGCTGCGCCTGCAGGCGGTGACGGCCGAGCGGGCCGGCAAGGAAGCCGGCCTGTTCTTCCCGAGCGGCACGCAGAGCAACCTGGCCGCGCTGATGTCGCATTGCGAGCGCGGCGACGAGTACATCGTCGGCCAGCTCGCGCACACCTACAAGTACGAAGGCGGTGGCGCGGCCGTGCTCGGCAGCATCCAGCCGCAGCCGATCGAGAACGCTCCCGACGGCACGCTGCCGCTCGCGAAGATCGCCGCGGCGATCAAGCCGCTCGACAATCACTTCGCCCGCACGCGCCTGCTCGCGCTCGAAAACACGATCGGCGGTCAGGTCCTGCCGGAAGGCTATGTGCAGGAAGCCGTCGCGTTCGCGCGCAGCCGCGGGCTGTCCGCGCACCTCGACGGCGCGCGCGTGTGCAACGCGGCCGTCGCGTCGGGGCGCCCGATTGCCGAGCTGTGCGCGCCGTTCGACACCGTGTCGATCTGTTTCTCGAAAGGGCTCGGCGCACCGGTCGGCTCGGTGCTGGTCGGCAGCCGCACGCTGATCGAGCGCGCGCAGCGCTGGCGCAAGGTGCTCGGCGGCGGGATGCGGCAGTCGGGCATTCTCGCGGCCGCATGCCTGTATGCGCTCGACCACAACGTCGAGCGTCTCGCCGACGATCACGCGAATGCCGCGCATCTCGCGGCGGGCCTCGCGCGCATCGACGGTGTGAAGGTGCTGTCGCATGCGACGAACATGGTGTTCGCGCAATTCCCCGAAGCCGATTGCGCGCCGCTCGAGGCGTGGCTCAAGGAACGCGGGATCCTCACGCAGATGCTGTACGCGTCGCGCTTCGTCACGCACTGCGACGTGTCGCGCGCGGACATCGATACCTTCATCGATGCGGTCGGCGCGTATTTCGCGCAGCGCCGCGCGTAAGGTGGAATGCGCCGGCCGGCGGGGGCGCCGGCGCGACGTGGCGCGAAGCAGGGAGCGTAGAGGCGACGGGGGCGACGTGGCAACCCGTCTGTCGATATCGGGCGAGCCGGCGGGTTACGCTTGCCGGGGTGCGTCGGCCGGCGGCGTGCCGTCGCGGAACAGCGCTTTCAGTTGCGTGCGCAGTTCGGCGCTGTCGGTGTGCTGGTGCACCAGCACCGCATGTTGCACGGCGGCTTCCAGCAGTTCGTTGTCGGAGTCGGCGGAAATCGCGACCGAGCAGTTCATCGCGCTGGGAAACTCGCGGCAATCGATATAGCGGCGGGACATGATGTTCTCCTTGCGGGAAAGGGAACGGACGGATTGGCTTGATCGACCGCGCGGCGCGTTCGCGAGGCCGATGGAAAAAGTATAGGCGGCGCGGCAGGGATTCTCGCCGCGTCGCGTACCGCGTCGGCGGTGTCGATCATCCTCGCGTCAAGGCAGCGGCGCGAGCAACCGGCGCGCCGCCTCGACGACGCGTTCGGACAGCGACGCCATCGTCGGCGACTGCACCGTCCATGCGTGCCAGTACAGTGTGACGTCGGTCGGATGCGCGGGCGCGAGATCGACGAGCCCCTGCGCATCGAGCGGCGTCGTGCCGATCAGCGGCTCCGGCACCATCGCGTAGCCGAGCCCGTGCCGCACCGCCGCAAAGTGCGAATGCGTGCCCGGCACGTAGTGGCACGGGTAGGCGCCGTCCGGCAACCCGAACTTCTCCTTCAGGAACGACGACTGCAGCGTGTCGCGCCGCGAATACGCGACGACGGGCGCCTTGCGCGCGCTCGCGCGGTTCAGCCCGCGCGGAAACCAGCGCACCGCGAACGCGGCGGCCGCGAGCAGCCGGTAGCGCATCGTGCCGAGCGGCGTCGCGATGCAGCCGCGCATCGGTTTCGGCTCGGTTGTCACGCAGCCGACGGCCATCCCGCTTTCCAGCAGCGCGAACGTGTGGTCCTGGTCCTCGATGATCAGCTCGAACAGGATGCGCTCGCCCGCGAGCACGGACGTCAGCGCGGGCAGGAACCAGGTGCCGAGGCTGTCGGCGTTCAGTGCGATCGTCACGGAGATCGGCGATTCGCGTTCGGTCGCGAGCGTGCTCTGCAAGTCGGCCTGCAGTAGCGCGACGCGGCGCAGGTGCTGCAGCACGCGCTGGCCGGCCACCGTTGGGCGGCATGGTCGCGTGCGCAGCACGAGCGGCGTGCCGAGGCTCGCCTCCAGCGCGCGGACCCGCTGCGTGACGGCGGATGCGGTCACGTGCAGGCGCACGGCCGCCTGCTCGAAGCTGCCGGTGTCGGCGACGGCCAGCAGCGCGGCGGCCTGCTTCGGATCGATCGTCATCGACATGTCGATGGCATTCCTGTGAACGTAAGACGAGAACAGCCGCTAGTGTAAGACAGCCCGCACACGCGCCCGGTCGGGCACATCGTGCAGCTGTGCCGCATTCGTCATTGGAATCGGCCAGGGCATGACGCACGCCCTACGCCGCATGCCGGTGGTGCGCGCATTTTGAACTAGGCTATATGAACGCGCGAAACCCGGCATGTGCCATGCCTGCCCTTCGTGCGTGGACGATCGCGTGTCGCGCGCAAGCCGCGGCGCGGGCGTCGTGACGATTCCCATTTGACGGAGACGAACATGTCGATTCGACTAGGCGAGGACGCGCCCGATTTCACCGCGGAGACCACCGAGGGAACGATCCGCTTTCATGAATGGATCGGTGACCACTGGGCGATCCTGTTTTCCCATCCGAAGGATTTCACACCGGTATGCACGACCGAACTCGGCTACATGGCCGGGCTCAAGCCGGAATTCGACAAGCGCAATACGAAGATCATCGGGCTGTCGATCGATCCGGTCAGCGATCACCGGAAGTGGGTGGCGGATATCGCCGAGACGCAGGGTCACGCGGTCAACTATCCGCTGATCGGCGACGACGAGCTGAAGGTCGCGAAGCTGTACGACATGATTCATCCGAATGCGGGCGGCGGCCCGCGCACGGCGGTCGACAACGCGACCGTGCGCTCGGTGTTCGTCATCGGGCCGGACAAGAAGGTCAAGGCGATGCTCGTTTATCCGATGAGCGCGGGACGCAATTTCGACGAAGTGCTGCGTCTGCTCGACGCGTTGCAGCTCAACGCGCAGCATACGGTGGCGACGCCGGTCAACTGGCGGCCCGGCGACGATGTCATCATTCCGACGTCGGTGTCGGACGATGCGGCGAAGCAGAAGTATCCGCAGGGCTTCCGGACGCTGAAGCCGTACCTGCGCTACGTGAAGCAGCCGGGCTGACGCGCCGTGCCGGCCGGATGCCGGCAGTGCAGGACCACGACGGGGCGGCCCGCGCGGCAGCCGCAGCGATAGCGGCGGCGCGGGCCGGACAATAAGCATCAACCTGCGACGGAGCACCTTCGTGATGATCTTCCGGCAACTTTTCGACCCGCAATCGTCGACGTATACGTACCTGCTCGCCGACCGTGCGTCGCGCGAAGCGCTGCTGATCGACCCCGTGTTCGAGCAGGTGCGCCGCGACGCGGCGCTGCTCGACGAGCTCGGGCTGCGGCTCGTCGCGACCGTCGACACGCACGTGCATGCCGATCACGTGACAGGCGCGTGGCTGCTGAAGCAGCGCACGGGCAGCGCGATCGCGATCTCGGCCGCGAGCGGCGCGCAGGGCGCCGACCGTTACCTGAACGACGGCGACCGCTGCGCGTTCGGCGCGCGCTACCTGACCGTGCGCACGACGCCCGGCCACACGAGCGGCTGCATCAGCCTCGTGCTCGACGACGAATCGATGGCCTTCACCGGCGATTGCCTGCTGATCCGCGGCACCGGCCGCACCGACTTCCAGCAGGGCGACCCGCGTGCGCTGTATCGTGCGGTGCACGGCCGGCTCTTCACGCTGCCGGCCGCGTGCCTGTTGTATCCGGCGCACGACTACCGCGGGCTCACGGTGACGAGCGTCGGCGAGGAGCGGCGCTTCAATCCGCGCCTCGGCGGCGATCTCAGCGAAGACGATTTCGCGGGCTACATGCGCAACCTCGGGCTTGCGCATCCGCGCCAGATCGACGTCGCGGTGCCGGCGAACCTGCAATGCGGCGTTGCCGCGAACGCGCCCGACGTGCAGGCGGCGCCCGACTGGGCGCCGCTCGTCTATACGTTCGCCGGGTTCTGGGAAATCGATCCGCAATGGCTCGAGGATCATCTGCCGGCCGTGCAGGTGGTCGACGTGCGCGAGCCGGACGAATTCACGGGCCCGCTCGGCCACCTGCCCGGCGCGACGCCGATCCCGCTCGGCGAACTGGCCGCGCGTACCGGCGAGATCGCGCGCGACCGGCCGGTCGTGACGGTGTGCCGGGCCGGCGGGCGCTCCGCGCAGGCGACCGTGATCCTGCTGAAGGCCGGTTTCGACGCGGTCGCGAATCTCGGCGGCGGGATGCTGCGCTGGCGTGCCGAAGGGCGCGTCGTGAGGGACGGCCGGTCGTAGCGATCCGAAGCCGAAAATAATTTCCGGACCGATGTCGAAACGGCCCGGCGCCGTTCGTCGTCAAGGTATCCGATCACATGGCGCCGCATGACGCGACGCCGAAACCCTGAGAGAGACGCGATGATGCCGACGCTTTACGCCCATCCCTTTTCGTCCTACTGCCAGAAGGTGCTGACCGCGCTGTACGAGAACGGCACGCCGTTCGAGTATCGCCTGCTCGCGCATGACGATCCGAAGCCGATGCAGGAGCTGACCGCGCTGTGGCCGCTGAAGCGCTTTCCGGTGCTGGTCGAGGCGGGCCGCACGGTGATCGAGGCGTCGATCATCATCGAGTATCTCGGCCTGAACCATCCAGGGCCCGTGCGCCTGCTGCCCGACGATCCGCACGCCGCGCTCGAGGTGCGGATGATGGATCGTTTCTTCGACAACTACGTGTCGACGCCGCAGCAGAAGGTCGTGCACGACGCGCTGCGCCGGGAAGCCGAGCGCGATGCACGCGGCGTTGCCGATGCGCGCGCGATGCTCGATACGTCGTACGCGTGGCTGGACAAGAAGATGGCCGATCGCGAATGGGCGGCCGGCGATCATTTCAGCCTCGCCGATTGCGGCGCGGCGCCGTTCCTGTTCTACGCGGACTGGACGCACCGGATCGATCCGAAGTTTGCGAACGTGATCGCATACCGCAAGCGTCTGCTGGCGCGGCCGTCGTTTGCGCGCGCGGTCGACGAGGCACGGCCGTTTCGCTCTTTCTTTCCGCTCGGCGCCCCCGATCGCGATTGACGTGCATGGCCGGCGCGCGGCGTGCTGCCGCCGCGCATGGCCGGCAGCGCGTACCAGGGCGACGGAACGACAGCAGCAGGGGCAGCATCGCGGCACCGGCCCGTTACATCGTATGCGTGACCGACTGCGCTAGCGTCAGCAGTTCGTCGAACTGCGTGATCAGCTCGAAGCACAGCAGGAACGCGAGCGTATAGGCCGGCGCGGGAAAGCGCCGGATCATCTCCAGCACCTGCGGCGCGAAGCGCGACCGGATCGCGTCGCGCGTCAGCAACCACGCGATCGCGACGCCGATCGCGGCGCCCGCGATCAGGTCGGTCGGATAGTGAAAGCCGAGATACGCGCGCGGCAGACAGATGAAGACGACCGAATACAGCAGCGCGACGATGCCGATGCGGCGCGCGATGATGAAGATGCCGGTCGCGATCGCCATCCACAGCATCGCGTGATCGCTCGGAAACGAACTCCATGCCTGCAACGTCGCGGCGCGCAGTCCGGCCGACGGGAAGTGCAGGTGCAAGTCGGGGTTGTAGATCGGCCGCACGCGGAACGGCAGCACCTGGGCAAGCACCCGGCCGATGGCGAGCGCGACGAGCCCGCTCGCGATCGTCGCGACCACCAGTTCGCGTTGCCGCTCGCGGTGCGGGCCCGGCTGGAACCACAGCCAGCAAAGGACGGGAATGAGCACGAAGCCCTTGAACGTGTACAGGCCGGCAATCACGCGGATCGCGTGATTCATCAGCGGGCCGAACGTCACGTGGGTGAGGAAGATCTGGATCGTGGTGTCGAAATTGTTCATGTTCTGCGACCCCGGCGGACCCGCAACGCATCACGCGCGGCCGGCTGGATCTGGAAGCGCGCTCGCCCGGAGCGCAACGGGGGGCAAGTATGTCACCCGTTATTTCGAAGAAAATGCGAAAAAATACCGGGAATCCCCTGATAAAACGGGGTTGTATGGTGGGGACGGATGGGAGAGCGCCGTGCGGTGGGCCAGGGTCGAATCGTCCGACGTTTGCGAGCGAGCGGGTACGACCGTTGTAAAAATAATTGGTTGAACTGGACAATTCGTCAGCGCGTCGCGGACCTTGCACCGGATGCACGATTGCCGTGCGCGATGCGAGCGAATCTGTCGGACCGCGCAGCGTCACGCATGCGCCGATCGAAAATAAAAGAAAAGGCGGGCAAGCCCTGTGGGCCTGCCTGCCCGGCTGCGCGACGGGCCCGCGTTGTGCGCCGTATTGATGTGCGAGGTCGTGCGGCACCCATCGATGGGCGCGACGTTCGAGACAGGAGAAGAAGGCGGCTCCGGATGGCTGCCGTCAGCCGCGCCGGATCCCTTCCGGCAGCGCGCTGATGCGGCGCACCTCGGGCGAATCGAGCCACGTGCGCGACGTCGCGCAGTCGACGAACATGTCGGTCGCGTCCTCGCCCCAGAACAGGTCGCCGTCGAGTGCGAAGGTCGGCACGCCGAATACGCCGTCGGCGATCGCCTGATCGGTGTTCGCGCGCAGGGCGTCCTTCACGGGCTGTGCTTCAACGGCCGTCACGCCGTCCGGAAAACCGACGGCCTCGCACAGCGCGGCGAAGCCTTCCGGCGTCGACACGTCCTGGCCGTCGCGCCAGATATGCCGGAAGATCCGCTGGATCGCGTCGCGCGAACTGCCCATCGCGATCGCGAGCCGCAGCGGCTTGATCGGGTTGAACGGGTGCGCGGGCGGCATCCGGAATGCGATGCCGAGCTTGTTCGCGCGATATTGTGCGTGGCGATAGGTGAAGACGCGTTTGGCCGCGATCTCGGCTGGCGCCTTCTGCCCCCAGTGCGTGAGCAGCGCGCCGAGCACGATCGGCCGCGGCTCGAACGCGGCGGCCGGCGGCAACCGGTCGAACTGTTCCTGCTGCAGATAGGCGAACGGCGAAACGAAATCGAAATACCAGGTGGCGGGGCGTGCGGCGCTCATCGCGAGAGTCTCCTCGTGCGGGTCCGGATGGATCGGGTGCGGACGAGTGTCGCACGCGGCGGCGTTTTACGCTGCCGCATCGCTGTTTCGCTACCGGCGCGATTGGTGTGTCACCCGGCTTCCACCAGCGCCGCGAGCCGCGCCAGCGCCATCTGCCAGCCCGTCTCGTTGTCGGCCGCCGGCACACCGGGCGGTACGCCGTCGTGCACGGCGTCCACGCGCGTGCCACCGGCTTCGTCGGACAGCGTGATCGTGATCGTCATTGCGCCGCGCAGCATCGGATCGTCGGTTTCGAACACGTCGATCTCGACGATCTGCTCGTCCGGCACGAGCGTGACGAAGCGGCCGTGATACGTGTCGGTGCGCGCGCCGGACTTGCCGGTGCCGGCCGACGGCACGTCGTAGCTCAGCGACACGCGCAGCGCGCCGCCTTCGCGCGCATCGTACGCATGCACGCGGCACGTCATGCCGTCGGGCACCTTCCACTGCTCGACCGCGTGCGGATCGAGCAGTGCGCGGTAGACGCGCCCGCGCGGGGCGTTCAGGTGCCGGCTGACCCGGGTCGAATGTGTGTGCGTGTGCAACATGTGGCCTCCCGCGGAATATGCGCGACGGTGCACGCCGGTGGCCGGCGCGTCGTCATGCTTCCTTCAGGAATCCTAGGCGCGGGCGCGGCGGCATGCAATGGCCGCCCGCGCGGGCGCGTACAGCCGTTCAGCGCAGATCGGCGGCGAAGGCGTCGAGCTGCGTGATGCAGGTGTTCCAGCCCTCGAAAAATCCGAGCGCCTCGTGGCGCTCGCGCGTCGCGGCATCGGGGTGCATCACGCGCGCCTCGTAGCGGCTGCCCGCATCGTCGTCGGCCATCGTGATGATCGCCGTGAAGCCCATCCACGGCGCCTGTGGCCGCCAGCCGCCGGTGAGCATCGACGTGAACACGATGCGCGATTCCGGCACGATGTCGAGAAAGCAGCCGGGATTGTCGCTCGTGCCGCCGTCGGGGCCGCGCATGAACGTGTGGAAAGCGCCGCCCGGCCGCAGGTCGAATGCGCGCACCTCGGTGGTCCACGGCTTCGGGCACCACCATTCCTTCAGCAATTCGGGGTCGGTCCACGCGCGCCACAGTGCGTGGCGCGGCGCGCGCAGCGTGCGCGTGATGACGAGGTCGTGGGCCTCAACGGGTTCGACGTGGCTTGCTGACATCGTGCTCCTCCTGATGGTGGCGTTCGACGAATTCGACGAGACGGTCGGATCGTGCCTCCCACAGCGCGCGCTGTGCGGCGAGCCAGGCCTCGGCCTCGGTCAGCCGGCTGCCGACCAGCGCGCAGGTGCGCGAGCGGCCGGTTTTACGGGTCTGCACGAGGCCGCTGCGCTCGAGCACGGCGACGTGCTTCATGAACGACGGCAGCGCCATGTCGAACGGCGCGGCCAGCGCGGAAACGGTTCGCTCGCCCTGACCGAGCGCGCTGACGATCGCGCAGCGCGTCGGATCGGCGAGGGCGTGGAAGACGTCGCTGATGCCGGGTTGAAAGTTATCCATTTGGCTAAGTGTAGGCGATGCCTGCGCCGATGCAGCGGAAATTTTCGTCGCGTAGGATGAAGGGGCAGTAACGCGCGCCGACCGGGCGCGACGTTGCCGGACGCCTGCTGCCGTTGTGCATGCTTCGACGATCGGCTGGCGCTTTCTATTCCGGCCCATGCCGAACCCGTGCATGCGGCCCGCCTGACTACTGGAGATGGCATGACCGAATCCGTTACCGTCCGCCGCGTCGATGCGCGCGAAGCGATGGCCTGTGTCGACGCGCTGGCCGACGTGCTGATCGATTGCGTGGAAGGCGGCGCGTCCGTCAGCTTCATGTTGCCGATCGAGCGTTCGACCGCTGTCGCGTTCTGGACGCGCGTGGCCGAGGGCGTTGCGAACGACGAGCGCATCCTGCTCGTCGCCGAGGATGCGGCCGGCCGGATCCTCGGCACCGTGCAGGTCGTGACCGCGCAGCCGGAGAACCAGCCGCATCGCGCGGACATCGCGAAGATGCTCGTGTCGCGGCACGCGCGCCGGCAGGGCATCGCCGCGCGGCTGATGACGGCGGCCGACGCGGCCGCGCGCGACGCCGGCAAGACCGTGCTTGTGCTCGACACCGTGACGGGCGGCGACGCCGAGCGGCTGTACGAGCGGGCCGGCTGGCAACGCGTCGGCGTCGTGCCGAACTTTGCGCTGATGCCCGACGGCGCGCCGTGCGCGACGACGTACTTCCACAAGCAGCTCGCGTAGCGGCAGCCGTCATGCATCCGGTCGCCCCGGCGCTCTTGTTCTTCACGCTCGCGGCCGGTGTCGTGGCGCTGATCGCGCCGGTGTGGCTCGCGGCCGCGTGGCACCGCCGCACGCGGGCGCCGTGGCGCGTGTTCTGCTACGGCATGCTGACGTTCTTCGTGTTCCAGCCGGTGCTGCGCCTGTCGTGGCAGGCGCCGCTGTTCCACTGGCTCGGGACCGATCCGCGCTGGCACCTGCCGATGCTCGTGTTCGCGGCGTTGACGGCCGGGCTCTTCGAGGAATGCGGGCGCTGGGTCGCGTTCCGGTATCTGCTGCCGAAGCGGCGCGATGCACGGACGGCCGTCATGCTCGGGCTCGGGCACGGCGGGCTGGAAGCGATGTTGTTGGTCGGCGTCGGGTTCGTCGCGCTCGGCACGGGCTACCTGCTGGCGCATGCGGGTATCGTCGTGCCCGTCGGCATGCAGTCGTTGATCGGGTCGCAGTTCGCGGGCATGACGCTCGTGACGCCGTTTCTCGCACTGTTCGAGCGCGTGAGCGCGATGGCTGCGCATGTCGGGCTGTCGTTGATCGTGCTGCAGGCTTTCGTTCGTGGCACGAAACGCTGGCTTGCGTGTGCGATCGCGTGCCATTTCATGTTCGACCTTGCTGCGGTGCTGCTGACGCGCTACTGGCATGTCGAGACCGTGCTGGTCGAGATGCTCCTGTTCGTGTGCAGCGTCGCATTGCTGTGGCTGGGCGTGCGCTTGAGCCGCAAGGGAGCGGGTGCCGGCGCTACGCGCACGGGGCATGCCGCGTGACGCGTGGGGCCCGCGTCAGCCGTGCGCGGCGGGGTTCGGCCGGCGGATAAGCGTGCGTTTTCCCGAGCGCCACCGGCTCACGAGACTCAAGCCCATCCCGACCGTGACGATCGCGATGCCCGCGAGCGCCGCTGCATGGGGGCGTTCGCCAAGCAGCAGCATCGCTTCGAGCGTGGCGAGAAGCGGCATCAGCGCGGCGAAGGTCGCGCCGATCGCCGGGCCGAGCGCGACGACGGCCTGGCTGAAGCAGTAGAGCGCCAGCACCGACATCAGCACACCCTGGTAAATCGCCTGTGTGGCGATGGCCGCGACCGGCGCATGCAGCACGGCGCCGTCGCGCATCGCCAGATAAAACGGGCAGTAGAGCACCGCGGAGCCGACCGCCACGACGGCCGTCGCGTGCAGTGCGCCGGCGGCGGCGCGTTTTGTCGTGACGTTATAGATGGCCCACAGCAGGCCGCCGAGCACGAACAGCAAGAGGGCCGGCAGCCCGATCGCACCGTGCAGTGCCTCGGACGCGGTCAGCGCGATGCCGGCGAGGATTGCGACGATGCCGGCGACCTGCACGGCGTTCAGCCGTTCGTGCGCGACGTGCCGGCCGAGGATGGCCGTGAACGCGATCATGCTGCCCGGCGTCAGCGCGAAATAGCCGACCGGCGCGCGGCTCAGTGCCGCCGCGACGGTCAGGATGTACGGCGCACCGGCGCCGATCACCATCAGTGCGACCGCTGCCGGGCGGAGCGTGCCGAGACCACGACGCAGCAGGACGGGCTGCAATAGCGTGCCCGATACGGCGAAGCGGATGAACGCGATGTCGTAAGCATCAAAGGCAGCGTGCGTGACGCCGAGGCGCGTGACGACCGGGAAGCCGCCCCAGATGAGCGCCGCGAGCAGTCCGTAGCCGATGCCGGCGAGCCGGTCGTTGCTGTTCATGTGCAGTCCTTGCCGTGTCCGTGTGGCAGCCGCGTGAGCGGTGGAGCGAGCCGATAGGGGGCAAGGATGCGGCGCTTCGATTCATGCGTCCAATATATTATTCAGGCGCTATTAGGTCGAAAAAAGTCTTTATTGAGATGCGATCGTGAACCTCGGCGACCGGGATCTCAGCAGAATTGAAATCCGGGCCGGAAGCGTCGCCGGTCCGATATATTCACGCCAGAAGACTTCAACGAAACGCCACGGAACCGCCGCCTCGATGAAACGCTCCCACGTCGCTTTTGCCCTCACG
It encodes the following:
- a CDS encoding DMT family transporter, which translates into the protein MNSNDRLAGIGYGLLAALIWGGFPVVTRLGVTHAAFDAYDIAFIRFAVSGTLLQPVLLRRGLGTLRPAAVALMVIGAGAPYILTVAAALSRAPVGYFALTPGSMIAFTAILGRHVAHERLNAVQVAGIVAILAGIALTASEALHGAIGLPALLLFVLGGLLWAIYNVTTKRAAAGALHATAVVAVGSAVLYCPFYLAMRDGAVLHAPVAAIATQAIYQGVLMSVLALYCFSQAVVALGPAIGATFAALMPLLATLEAMLLLGERPHAAALAGIAIVTVGMGLSLVSRWRSGKRTLIRRPNPAAHG
- a CDS encoding YhfC family intramembrane metalloprotease; its protein translation is MHPVAPALLFFTLAAGVVALIAPVWLAAAWHRRTRAPWRVFCYGMLTFFVFQPVLRLSWQAPLFHWLGTDPRWHLPMLVFAALTAGLFEECGRWVAFRYLLPKRRDARTAVMLGLGHGGLEAMLLVGVGFVALGTGYLLAHAGIVVPVGMQSLIGSQFAGMTLVTPFLALFERVSAMAAHVGLSLIVLQAFVRGTKRWLACAIACHFMFDLAAVLLTRYWHVETVLVEMLLFVCSVALLWLGVRLSRKGAGAGATRTGHAA